The following are encoded in a window of Arcobacter sp. F2176 genomic DNA:
- a CDS encoding helix-turn-helix domain-containing protein produces the protein MQIKYKEKDYTCSFEFVLDIVSGKWKGLVLWHLSKGTMRYNEIHKILGKITQKMLTQTLRDLEKHNLISRKVYPVIPPKVEYTITKNGEKLIPIFYQLSKWGDEMAEEYGEVKK, from the coding sequence ATGCAGATAAAATACAAAGAAAAAGATTATACATGTTCCTTTGAGTTTGTCCTAGATATCGTATCTGGAAAGTGGAAAGGACTTGTTCTTTGGCATCTTAGTAAGGGAACAATGAGATATAATGAAATTCATAAAATTTTAGGGAAAATCACACAAAAAATGTTGACTCAAACCCTTAGGGATTTGGAAAAACATAACCTTATTTCAAGAAAAGTTTATCCAGTCATACCACCAAAGGTAGAATATACAATAACAAAAAATGGTGAAAAACTTATACCGATTTTTTATCAATTATCAAAATGGGGAGATGAAATGGCAGAAGAGTATGGAGAAGTAAAAAAGTGA
- a CDS encoding 12-oxophytodienoate reductase — protein MKENSILFSPITLGNLTLKNRIAMAPMTRTQAKNNIPTEDMISYYDRRAKGGTALIISEGTFVNHEVANGNFDAPAFYGDALIMWKKLVDKVHASGAKIMPQLWHAGNTRKLGVSPNENMLSIGPMNEYIEGKQTVRAMSQNDIDEVIKAFTKAVLDAKELNFDGVELLAAHGYLIDQFFWEKTNQRTDKYGGSFTNRLRFASELVKSIKKAVGKDFPVVFRFSQWKTGYYDAKIAKNKEELKELLLSLVEAGVDIFHVSERRFWMPAFKESPLTLAAYVKKITNKPVITVGNIGLDEDLETIKLVEKKLQDNEFDMVAVGRALLADANWVNKIKDNRISEIIPFNEDCLKVLY, from the coding sequence ATGAAAGAAAATTCAATTTTATTCTCTCCTATTACTTTAGGAAATTTAACTTTAAAAAATCGTATTGCAATGGCACCGATGACAAGAACACAAGCTAAAAATAATATACCAACAGAAGATATGATAAGTTATTATGATAGAAGAGCAAAAGGTGGCACAGCATTAATTATAAGTGAAGGAACATTTGTAAATCATGAAGTTGCAAATGGTAATTTTGATGCTCCTGCATTTTATGGTGATGCTTTAATTATGTGGAAAAAACTAGTGGATAAAGTTCACGCTTCTGGGGCAAAAATAATGCCACAACTTTGGCATGCAGGAAACACAAGAAAACTAGGAGTATCTCCAAATGAAAATATGCTAAGTATTGGTCCAATGAATGAATATATTGAAGGTAAACAAACTGTAAGAGCTATGAGTCAAAATGATATAGATGAAGTAATTAAAGCATTTACAAAAGCTGTCCTTGATGCAAAGGAGTTGAATTTTGATGGAGTAGAACTTCTTGCTGCCCATGGATATTTGATAGATCAATTTTTTTGGGAAAAAACAAATCAAAGAACAGATAAATATGGAGGATCATTTACTAATAGATTGCGTTTTGCAAGTGAATTAGTAAAGTCAATAAAAAAAGCAGTAGGAAAAGATTTTCCCGTAGTATTTCGTTTTTCACAATGGAAAACTGGATATTATGATGCAAAAATTGCTAAAAATAAAGAAGAATTAAAAGAGCTTCTTTTATCACTAGTTGAAGCAGGGGTTGATATTTTTCATGTTAGTGAGAGAAGATTTTGGATGCCAGCTTTTAAAGAATCACCACTTACTCTTGCTGCATATGTTAAGAAAATAACAAATAAGCCAGTAATAACAGTTGGAAATATTGGACTTGATGAAGATTTGGAAACTATTAAATTAGTAGAAAAAAAACTACAAGATAATGAGTTTGATATGGTTGCTGTAGGAAGAGCTTTGTTAGCTGATGCTAATTGGGTAAATAAAATAAAAGATAATAGAATAAGTGAAATCATTCCTTTTAATGAAGATTGTTTAAAAGTACTGTATTAA
- a CDS encoding NIPSNAP family protein — MITCYLNYIIDANKIKEFEHYAKLWIPLVNKFGGTHHGYFLPSEGKNNVALALFTFPSLATYEKYRNESFEDKECIAAFKYAEDTNCIISYERSFFRPVFS, encoded by the coding sequence ATGATAACATGTTATTTAAATTATATAATTGATGCAAATAAAATAAAAGAGTTTGAACATTATGCAAAATTATGGATTCCTTTAGTAAATAAGTTTGGAGGAACACATCATGGATATTTTCTTCCATCAGAAGGAAAAAACAATGTTGCTTTAGCTTTATTTACATTTCCAAGTTTAGCTACTTATGAAAAATATAGAAATGAATCTTTTGAAGATAAAGAGTGTATAGCTGCCTTTAAATATGCAGAAGATACAAATTGCATTATCAGTTATGAAAGAAGCTTTTTTAGACCAGTTTTTAGTTAA
- a CDS encoding alanyl-tRNA editing protein, with protein sequence MSNKVFWKNPYQTELHTRIKSIDDNKVELEETIFYAESGGQESDKGTINGFEVIKAEKSGKSIFYTLESASNFVIGQDVLVKIDWTRRYKLMKLHFAAEVVLELFYKRFTNLEKIGAHISENKSRIDFELNESISSLLSEVQAEAQSLIDADLFIESAYSDEKNERRYWKVEDFAQVACGGTHLKKTSEVGQLILKRKNIGKGKERVEIYIN encoded by the coding sequence ATGAGTAATAAAGTATTTTGGAAAAATCCATATCAGACTGAATTACATACAAGAATAAAATCAATTGATGATAATAAGGTTGAATTAGAAGAGACAATCTTTTATGCTGAATCAGGTGGTCAAGAAAGTGATAAGGGAACAATTAATGGCTTTGAAGTAATTAAGGCAGAGAAATCTGGTAAGTCAATTTTTTATACACTTGAATCAGCCTCTAATTTTGTTATTGGACAAGATGTATTAGTTAAAATTGATTGGACTCGACGGTATAAACTTATGAAATTACACTTTGCGGCTGAAGTTGTATTAGAATTATTTTACAAGAGATTTACTAATCTCGAAAAAATAGGTGCCCACATATCTGAAAATAAAAGTCGAATAGATTTTGAATTGAATGAAAGCATATCTTCTTTGCTTTCTGAAGTTCAAGCAGAAGCACAAAGTTTAATTGATGCAGATTTATTTATTGAAAGTGCTTATTCAGATGAGAAAAACGAACGAAGGTATTGGAAAGTTGAAGATTTTGCACAAGTAGCATGTGGAGGTACTCACTTGAAAAAAACATCAGAAGTAGGGCAATTGATTTTAAAAAGGAAAAATATTGGTAAAGGTAAAGAGAGAGTAGAGATTTATATTAATTAA
- a CDS encoding TetR/AcrR family transcriptional regulator yields the protein MGTKNKIDKNYLISIIEDIILNEGISGLSIRKVAKKANISIGGIQYIFGNKEAMIKAVFEKNDDDYNHQIKNLSKDTNSKYSELKAHIEYISKYNSNEELDKISKVITVLLQDKSVFEGLQDWHSSALGSIDTNTDEGKKLRLAFLFSEAMFTSMTLKYINLSEKEQKEIFEDLKTFLL from the coding sequence TTGGGTACAAAAAATAAAATAGATAAAAACTATTTAATAAGTATTATTGAAGATATTATTTTGAATGAAGGTATTTCTGGTTTAAGTATTAGAAAGGTAGCTAAAAAAGCAAATATTTCAATAGGTGGTATTCAATATATTTTTGGAAATAAAGAGGCTATGATAAAAGCAGTTTTTGAAAAGAATGATGATGATTATAACCATCAAATAAAAAATTTGTCAAAAGATACGAATTCAAAATATTCCGAATTAAAAGCACATATTGAATATATTTCAAAGTATAATAGCAATGAAGAATTGGATAAAATATCTAAAGTTATTACTGTGCTTTTGCAAGACAAATCTGTTTTCGAAGGATTACAAGATTGGCATAGCAGTGCCCTAGGATCAATTGATACAAATACAGATGAAGGTAAAAAGTTAAGATTAGCTTTCTTATTTTCAGAAGCAATGTTTACTTCTATGACTTTAAAATACATCAATCTATCAGAGAAAGAACAAAAAGAAATTTTCGAAGATTTGAAAACTTTTCTATTATAA
- a CDS encoding efflux RND transporter periplasmic adaptor subunit, translated as MKFCLKGLFLLLLTILLLGCGNQKKNDFSEEKQKIEVGYITLNKQEVPFQQELSGRIKAIYKSEVRPQIDGIIKKRLFKEGSYVKKGDILYVIDPDSYQATYEEALATLKSSEANLITLKLKNERYKESVKFNVISKQEADDAKAAYLQAIALDEQNKALVKSAKINLDRTKIKAQISGFIGISNYTVGALVSQNQTNALTTIRDTNKVYVDLSQSNNQLFKLKKLNKDRIKEDEINVNIILPDDTVYKHTGKLKLQEISVDEDTGYVTLRAEFPNPDGELLDNMFVNTVIESGSSSAFLVPQQAVTLDAKSNYIVTTIQKNNTTETKIITVIRAIGNKWLVTDGISQTDKIIIEGLNKINEKSIVIPKDLNNLYVDNSKAEVK; from the coding sequence ATGAAATTTTGCTTAAAAGGTTTATTTTTATTACTACTTACGATTCTTTTATTAGGATGTGGTAATCAAAAAAAGAATGATTTTTCGGAAGAAAAACAAAAAATTGAAGTTGGATATATAACACTAAATAAACAAGAAGTTCCTTTTCAACAAGAGTTATCAGGAAGAATCAAAGCTATTTACAAATCTGAAGTTAGACCACAAATTGATGGTATTATAAAAAAACGACTTTTTAAAGAAGGAAGTTATGTAAAAAAAGGTGATATTTTATATGTAATCGATCCCGATTCATATCAAGCCACTTATGAAGAAGCATTAGCAACATTAAAAAGTTCAGAAGCAAATTTAATTACACTAAAATTAAAGAATGAGAGATATAAAGAATCTGTAAAGTTTAATGTTATATCTAAACAAGAAGCAGATGATGCCAAAGCTGCTTATTTACAAGCAATTGCTTTGGATGAACAAAATAAAGCTTTGGTAAAAAGTGCTAAAATTAATTTAGATAGAACAAAAATAAAAGCACAAATCTCAGGCTTTATTGGAATATCTAATTACACTGTTGGTGCTTTAGTTTCGCAAAATCAAACAAATGCATTAACTACAATACGAGATACAAATAAAGTATATGTAGATTTAAGTCAATCTAACAATCAACTATTTAAATTGAAAAAATTAAATAAAGATAGAATAAAAGAAGATGAAATAAATGTAAATATCATTTTGCCAGATGATACTGTGTATAAACATACTGGAAAACTCAAACTTCAAGAAATATCAGTTGATGAAGATACTGGATATGTAACTTTAAGAGCAGAATTCCCAAATCCAGATGGAGAATTATTAGATAATATGTTTGTAAATACGGTAATTGAGAGTGGTAGTTCTAGTGCTTTTTTAGTTCCCCAACAAGCTGTTACTTTAGATGCAAAATCTAATTATATTGTTACTACCATTCAAAAAAATAATACTACTGAAACAAAAATAATAACCGTAATAAGAGCAATAGGCAATAAATGGCTTGTAACAGATGGTATTTCACAAACAGATAAAATTATAATTGAGGGTCTAAATAAAATCAATGAAAAAAGTATTGTTATTCCAAAAGATCTTAACAATTTATATGTAGATAACTCAAAAGCAGAAGTAAAATGA
- a CDS encoding efflux RND transporter permease subunit, giving the protein MIARFFINHPIFAWVISLLIMLLGLLSIKNLPVEQYPDIAPPTINIQATYAGATAKTIENSITQLIEEELTGLDGLLYFSSTSQTGSSSINVVFEKGVDPDIAQVKVNNKIQQVLPRLPEDVRKEGVSVVKSQDDFLMILSIHDESGKSSENDISDYLITNIKDGLSRINGVGGVELFGSEYAMRVWIDPKKLKSYNLMPSDINNAILKQNAQVSAGSIGARPQVKGQELNADVVSRSKLENAKEFENIVIKSNKNGADVLLKDVAKVVLGSNDYSFISKNNGYQASGIGVKLSSGANAVDVAKRVREYLSSFENSLPSGYIISYPYDTTIFIEESIKEVVKTLFEAVFLVVVVMFVFLNSWRATIIPAIAVPVVLLGTFAILNFLGFTINSLTMFAMVLSIGLLVDDAIVVVENVERNMREKKLCAKEATIIAMDEITSALIGVATVLSVVFLPMIFFTGSTGIIYKQFAVTIISSMVLSVVVALTLSPAICATFLKPHNPNKKSNDVLDWFNRKFTNLTKKYKSGIFKFINAPMRSLVAYIAIIAVSILFFVKLPTGFIPPEDQGDLMIQFTLPAGASTTRSENTEKIIRDYFLTEEKSNINSIFSIVGFTFSGNGQNGGLGFVELKNWDQRAGIENSADSIANRAMMKFTDNKSKYFIRDAQVFVMNPSSVPGLGNTDGFEFQLQAGAKMTRDDLSVAKDSLLKKINSNKLIVNARVEGTEETPKLKLDYDKKKIFSLGLSYDDIDNTLNTAWAGSYVNDFIDKSRIKRVYVQADAKYRSKPEDLYQWNVRNNENKMVSFEEFTNISWKKSEKSLTRYNGLASYLIQGEAAFGVSSGVAMDEMERLAKLNNKDTKYAWSGLSYQERLSSGQAIYLYVLSLVVIFLCLAALYESWSIPFSVLLAVPLGVVGAVIAVYFRGLNNDIYFQVALLTTIGLVSKNAILIVEFVENAYKKGESLTVAAVKGATLRFRPIIMTSLAFIAGIIPLAISTGAGANSRISIGTGIIGGTLTATLLVIFYVPLLFILIKKVFEKKEIKGTKDV; this is encoded by the coding sequence ATGATAGCTCGTTTTTTTATTAATCATCCTATTTTTGCATGGGTAATATCTTTACTTATAATGTTATTAGGATTACTTTCTATAAAAAATTTACCAGTAGAACAGTATCCAGATATTGCTCCTCCTACAATTAATATTCAAGCAACATACGCTGGAGCAACAGCTAAAACTATTGAAAATAGTATCACTCAACTTATAGAAGAAGAATTAACTGGATTAGATGGATTGTTGTATTTTTCTTCAACTAGCCAAACAGGAAGTTCAAGTATAAATGTTGTATTTGAAAAGGGTGTAGATCCAGATATTGCTCAAGTTAAAGTAAATAATAAGATTCAACAAGTACTTCCAAGACTTCCAGAAGATGTTAGAAAAGAAGGGGTTAGTGTTGTAAAATCACAAGATGATTTTCTTATGATACTTAGTATCCATGATGAATCAGGAAAATCAAGTGAAAATGATATTTCAGATTATTTAATCACCAATATAAAAGATGGACTTTCTAGAATAAATGGTGTTGGTGGAGTTGAACTTTTTGGTTCAGAATATGCAATGAGAGTTTGGATAGATCCCAAAAAACTTAAATCTTATAATCTAATGCCTTCTGATATTAATAATGCAATTTTAAAACAAAATGCACAAGTATCTGCAGGAAGTATTGGAGCAAGACCACAGGTAAAAGGTCAAGAGTTAAATGCAGATGTTGTATCAAGAAGTAAATTAGAAAATGCAAAAGAGTTTGAAAATATTGTAATAAAAAGTAATAAAAATGGTGCAGATGTTCTTTTAAAAGATGTTGCAAAAGTTGTATTAGGTAGTAATGATTACTCTTTTATATCAAAAAATAATGGATATCAAGCAAGTGGTATAGGTGTAAAATTATCTTCTGGTGCAAATGCTGTTGATGTAGCAAAAAGAGTTAGAGAATATTTATCATCATTTGAAAACTCTTTACCAAGTGGATACATAATTTCATATCCATATGATACAACTATTTTTATTGAAGAATCTATAAAAGAAGTTGTAAAAACACTATTTGAAGCTGTGTTTTTGGTAGTCGTTGTAATGTTTGTTTTTCTTAATAGTTGGCGAGCAACTATAATCCCTGCTATTGCAGTACCCGTGGTACTGCTTGGTACCTTTGCTATTTTGAATTTTTTAGGATTTACAATAAACTCTTTAACTATGTTTGCAATGGTATTATCCATAGGTTTATTAGTTGATGATGCAATTGTTGTTGTTGAAAATGTAGAAAGGAATATGAGAGAAAAAAAGCTTTGTGCTAAAGAAGCAACTATTATAGCAATGGATGAAATCACGAGTGCTTTAATTGGAGTTGCAACTGTACTTTCTGTAGTATTTTTGCCAATGATATTTTTTACAGGTTCTACTGGAATTATATATAAACAATTTGCAGTTACAATTATATCTTCAATGGTTTTATCAGTTGTTGTAGCCTTGACACTATCTCCTGCTATTTGTGCTACCTTTTTAAAACCTCATAATCCAAATAAAAAGAGTAATGATGTACTTGATTGGTTTAATAGAAAATTCACTAATTTAACAAAAAAATATAAATCAGGAATTTTTAAATTTATTAATGCTCCTATGAGATCACTTGTTGCTTATATTGCAATAATAGCTGTAAGTATTTTATTTTTTGTAAAATTGCCTACGGGATTTATACCACCTGAAGATCAAGGTGATTTGATGATTCAATTTACCCTTCCAGCTGGTGCAAGTACAACACGTTCTGAAAATACTGAAAAAATAATAAGAGATTATTTTTTAACAGAAGAAAAAAGTAATATAAATTCTATTTTTTCAATTGTTGGTTTTACTTTTTCAGGAAATGGACAAAATGGAGGATTAGGATTTGTTGAGTTAAAAAATTGGGATCAAAGAGCTGGTATAGAAAATAGTGCAGATTCCATTGCTAATAGAGCAATGATGAAGTTTACAGATAATAAGTCAAAATATTTTATAAGAGATGCACAAGTATTTGTAATGAATCCATCTTCTGTTCCTGGTTTAGGTAATACAGATGGCTTTGAATTTCAATTGCAAGCTGGTGCTAAAATGACAAGAGATGATTTATCAGTAGCAAAAGATTCTTTATTAAAAAAAATAAATTCAAATAAATTGATAGTAAATGCAAGAGTTGAAGGAACTGAAGAGACACCAAAATTAAAACTTGATTATGATAAGAAAAAAATCTTTTCATTGGGATTATCTTATGATGATATTGATAATACCCTAAATACAGCTTGGGCAGGTTCTTATGTTAATGATTTTATTGATAAATCAAGAATAAAAAGAGTCTATGTACAAGCTGATGCAAAATACCGATCTAAACCTGAAGATTTATATCAATGGAATGTTAGAAATAATGAAAATAAAATGGTCTCTTTTGAAGAGTTTACTAATATCTCTTGGAAAAAATCTGAGAAATCATTGACAAGATATAATGGCTTAGCTTCTTATTTAATTCAAGGTGAAGCTGCTTTTGGGGTAAGTTCTGGAGTTGCAATGGATGAGATGGAAAGATTAGCAAAACTTAATAATAAAGATACTAAATATGCATGGAGTGGCTTATCTTATCAAGAAAGATTGTCAAGCGGTCAAGCTATATATTTATACGTATTATCTTTAGTTGTTATATTTTTATGTTTAGCTGCTTTATATGAGAGTTGGAGTATTCCTTTTTCTGTTTTATTAGCTGTACCCTTAGGAGTTGTTGGAGCCGTTATTGCAGTATATTTTAGAGGATTAAACAATGACATTTATTTTCAAGTTGCACTTTTAACAACAATTGGATTGGTCTCTAAAAATGCAATATTGATAGTTGAGTTTGTTGAAAATGCATATAAAAAAGGTGAATCATTAACAGTTGCAGCAGTAAAAGGAGCAACTTTAAGATTTAGACCAATAATTATGACTTCATTAGCTTTTATTGCTGGTATTATTCCTTTAGCAATTTCAACAGGGGCAGGAGCAAATAGTAGGATTTCAATAGGTACAGGAATTATTGGTGGTACACTAACAGCCACGCTCTTAGTAATATTTTATGTTCCTCTTTTATTCATTTTAATAAAAAAAGTATTTGAAAAAAAAGAGATAAAAGGTACAAAAGATGTTTAA
- a CDS encoding efflux transporter outer membrane subunit, whose product MFKFLFILINILIFTGCSLKPEIAYNNSIIPPKFKDAVDKNTKVEYIQPKWEDFVKNDKLKKLIKLALENNRDLKIAILNIESARATYKIEKSKYFPSIDAKANNTNSRNITSNNNTEISRTYSSKFGASYELDLFGKIRNSNDFALQSYLATKYATTATKISLISEVINSWNTLCANIEQLKILEKSIENLTLSYELTQKKFDMGIALIDDALSAKTSLKEAEVSLLNQKTIIEKNKNTLELLVATTIPKNLIPTGFEENEKSLMLIRPGISSKVLFSRPDIIQAEYNLKAKNANIGVARAAFFPSISLTADYGLASNSLSSLFNGNSHTVWSFIPSINLPIFKGGENMANLDYAKAQQKIALAQYEKTIQSAFKDVSDALSERSNITKQLKAQKDLVNTAKKSYDISLNSYKYGLGNYLNVLISQKKFFDSKRALIDTELSELINRVNLYTSLGGNEKID is encoded by the coding sequence ATGTTTAAATTTTTATTTATTTTAATAAATATTCTTATATTTACAGGATGTAGTTTAAAGCCAGAAATTGCATATAATAACTCTATAATACCACCTAAATTTAAGGATGCAGTAGATAAAAATACTAAGGTAGAATATATACAACCAAAGTGGGAAGATTTTGTAAAAAATGATAAATTAAAGAAATTGATTAAATTGGCTCTTGAAAATAATAGAGATTTAAAAATAGCAATTTTAAATATAGAATCAGCAAGAGCTACATATAAAATAGAAAAATCAAAATATTTTCCTTCTATTGATGCAAAAGCCAATAATACAAACTCAAGAAACATTACATCAAATAATAATACAGAAATCTCTCGTACATATTCTTCAAAATTTGGAGCTTCTTATGAGCTTGATTTATTTGGGAAAATTAGAAATTCAAATGATTTTGCATTACAAAGTTATTTAGCTACAAAATATGCAACAACTGCAACAAAAATTAGTTTAATCTCTGAAGTTATTAATAGTTGGAATACTCTTTGTGCAAATATTGAACAGTTGAAAATATTAGAAAAAAGTATTGAAAATTTAACTTTATCATATGAATTAACACAAAAAAAATTTGATATGGGTATTGCCTTAATTGATGATGCTCTTAGTGCAAAAACGAGTTTAAAAGAAGCAGAAGTAAGCCTTTTAAATCAGAAAACAATTATTGAAAAAAATAAGAATACGTTAGAACTCTTGGTAGCAACAACAATTCCTAAAAATTTAATACCAACTGGTTTTGAAGAAAATGAAAAAAGTCTTATGCTAATTCGACCTGGAATTTCATCAAAAGTTTTATTTTCACGCCCTGATATTATTCAAGCTGAATACAATTTAAAAGCAAAAAATGCAAATATAGGTGTTGCAAGAGCTGCATTTTTCCCTTCAATTAGTTTAACAGCAGATTATGGTCTTGCAAGTAATTCTTTGAGTTCATTGTTTAATGGAAATTCTCATACTGTGTGGTCTTTTATACCAAGTATTAATTTACCTATTTTTAAAGGAGGTGAAAATATGGCAAATTTGGATTATGCTAAAGCTCAACAAAAAATAGCTCTTGCTCAATATGAAAAAACCATACAGTCTGCATTTAAAGATGTATCTGATGCATTGAGTGAAAGATCGAATATAACTAAACAGCTCAAGGCACAAAAAGATTTAGTAAATACAGCAAAAAAAAGTTATGACATATCTTTAAATTCTTATAAGTATGGATTAGGGAACTATTTAAATGTTTTAATTTCACAAAAAAAGTTTTTTGATTCAAAAAGGGCTTTAATTGATACTGAATTAAGTGAGTTAATAAATAGAGTAAATTTATATACTTCTTTAGGAGGTAATGAGAAAATAGATTAA
- the metA gene encoding homoserine O-succinyltransferase, translating to MPIVIPRKLPAVKILQKENIFIMNDKKAMKQDIRPLKILILNLMPNKVETETQLLRLLGNTPLQTEITLLKTATYQSKNTSEDHLESFYKTFEEIKEHNFDGLIITGAPIETMPFEEVSYWEELTQIMEYSKTNITSTLHICWGSQAGLYYHHGIPKYEQDKKTFGVFEHDLFNKTNPLLRGFDDEAYIPHSRYTTVLKEDIDKVDDLELLLYSEDSGVCLVASKDRKHVFMSGHVEYDFDSLQKEYLRDVEKGLEIEVPKNYFKNNDPEKGPKVKWRSAAHLLFANWLNYFVYQETPFELK from the coding sequence ATGCCTATTGTTATTCCTAGAAAACTCCCAGCTGTTAAAATTTTACAAAAAGAGAATATTTTTATCATGAATGATAAAAAAGCTATGAAACAAGATATTCGACCTCTAAAAATTTTAATACTAAATTTGATGCCAAATAAAGTAGAAACAGAAACTCAATTATTAAGACTTTTAGGGAATACTCCCCTACAAACAGAGATTACCCTTTTGAAAACGGCAACATATCAATCAAAAAATACTTCAGAAGATCATTTAGAAAGTTTTTATAAAACCTTTGAAGAGATAAAAGAACACAATTTTGATGGACTAATAATAACAGGGGCTCCCATAGAGACTATGCCTTTTGAAGAGGTTTCTTATTGGGAAGAGTTGACACAAATTATGGAATACTCAAAGACAAATATTACATCTACTTTGCATATTTGTTGGGGCTCACAAGCAGGGCTTTATTATCATCATGGAATACCAAAATATGAACAAGACAAAAAAACATTTGGTGTTTTTGAACATGATTTATTCAATAAAACAAACCCTCTTTTAAGAGGTTTTGATGATGAAGCTTATATTCCACACTCAAGATATACAACTGTTTTAAAAGAAGATATTGATAAGGTTGATGATTTAGAATTACTTCTATATTCAGAAGATTCAGGTGTTTGTTTAGTAGCTTCAAAGGATAGAAAACATGTATTTATGAGTGGACATGTTGAGTATGATTTTGATTCTTTACAAAAAGAGTATTTAAGGGATGTAGAAAAAGGGCTTGAGATAGAGGTACCTAAAAACTATTTTAAAAACAATGACCCAGAAAAAGGCCCAAAAGTAAAATGGCGTTCAGCTGCCCATTTATTATTTGCTAATTGGTTAAATTATTTCGTTTATCAAGAAACCCCTTTTGAGTTGAAATAA